In Flagellatimonas centrodinii, a single window of DNA contains:
- the pyrE gene encoding orotate phosphoribosyltransferase — MLPHQRDFLELAVSHAVLTFGEFTLKSGRKSPYFFNLGRISGGAAMRRLGQAYAAALTASGIEFDLLFGPAYKGIPLATAVAVALAEQGRDVPFAYNRKEAKDHGEGGTLVGADPRGKRVVIIDDVLTAGTALRQAVTLLREAGAEPVAALIALDRQEQGPLAGQSAVEAMAADTGVGVQSLVNVRDVLDYLGTGAEHAATAAAIRAYQAAYGVQ; from the coding sequence ATGCTGCCTCATCAACGCGACTTCCTCGAACTGGCGGTCAGCCATGCCGTGCTGACCTTCGGCGAGTTCACCCTCAAGTCGGGGCGGAAATCGCCCTACTTCTTCAACCTCGGCCGCATCAGCGGTGGCGCTGCCATGCGTCGCCTCGGCCAGGCCTATGCCGCCGCACTGACCGCCAGCGGCATCGAATTCGACCTGCTGTTCGGCCCCGCCTACAAGGGCATCCCGCTGGCCACCGCAGTCGCCGTGGCCCTGGCCGAGCAGGGCCGCGACGTCCCCTTTGCCTACAACCGCAAGGAAGCCAAGGACCACGGCGAGGGGGGCACCCTGGTCGGCGCCGACCCCCGCGGCAAGCGGGTGGTGATCATCGACGACGTGCTGACCGCCGGCACCGCCCTGCGACAGGCCGTGACGCTGCTGCGCGAGGCGGGTGCCGAGCCGGTGGCCGCGCTCATCGCCCTCGACCGCCAGGAGCAGGGTCCGCTGGCAGGTCAGTCTGCAGTGGAGGCGATGGCGGCCGATACCGGGGTCGGCGTGCAGTCGCTGGTCAACGTGCGCGATGTGCTGGATTATCTGGGCACCGGCGCCGAACACGCCGCCACCGCGGCAGCGATTCGCGCCTATCAGGCCGCCTACGGAGTGCAATGA
- the dut gene encoding dUTP diphosphatase has product MTSIELKVLDPRASVPAYATDGSAGLDLRALLDAALELQPGQTQLIKTGLAVHIADPGLAAVILPRSGLGHKHGIVLGNLVGLIDSDYQGELMVSCWNRGQTPFTIEPGERIAQLVFVPVVRAALTVVDAFGQGSARGAGGFGSTGRT; this is encoded by the coding sequence ATGACCTCGATCGAACTGAAAGTGCTGGACCCCCGCGCCAGCGTGCCGGCCTATGCCACCGACGGCAGTGCCGGGCTGGACCTGCGGGCGCTGCTGGATGCAGCGCTGGAACTGCAGCCGGGCCAGACGCAATTGATCAAGACCGGTCTCGCCGTGCATATCGCCGACCCCGGCTTGGCGGCGGTGATCCTGCCGCGTTCCGGGCTCGGCCACAAACACGGCATCGTGCTCGGCAACCTGGTCGGCCTGATCGACTCTGATTATCAGGGTGAGTTGATGGTGAGCTGCTGGAACCGCGGCCAGACCCCCTTCACCATCGAACCCGGCGAGCGCATCGCGCAGCTGGTATTCGTGCCGGTGGTGCGCGCCGCGCTGACGGTGGTCGACGCGTTCGGCCAGGGCTCTGCCCGCGGCGCCGGTGGATTTGGCTCTACCGGCCGGACCTGA
- a CDS encoding cytochrome ubiquinol oxidase subunit I, with protein sequence MDFEPATLARIQFAANITFHILFPTITIALGWLLLFFKLRHNATGNPAWAGLYRFWIKVFALTFALGVVSGITMSFQFGTNWPGFMETVGNIAGPLLAYEVLTAFFMEATFLAVMLFGQNRVSNRVHTLATFLVCIGTTLSAFWILALNSWMQTPTGFEMRDGVAHATDWWAIVFNPSLPYRFSHMLIGCGLTGAFLVAGLSAYRLWRGDRAEEARLGLKVGVVLAALLIPLQIVIGDLHGLNTLKHQPAKVAAMEGIWETQPRAPAILFALPNEAERRNDFEVAIPGLASFYLTHDWDGVVQGLNDFDGEHPRVAPVFWAFRIMVGVGLLMLAVSWLATLLVWRRGELPRWMLPPVIAMTFSGWLGVLAGWYTTEMGRQPWLVQGVLKTVDAVAPTIGSGMIASSLAMYLTLYLFLTAAYVSVVFYLARKADARTPAPAAPAIAGASA encoded by the coding sequence ATGGACTTTGAACCCGCCACCCTGGCGCGCATCCAGTTCGCTGCCAACATCACGTTTCACATCCTGTTCCCCACCATCACCATCGCGCTGGGTTGGCTGCTGCTGTTCTTCAAGCTGCGCCACAACGCCACCGGCAATCCCGCCTGGGCCGGGCTCTACCGTTTCTGGATCAAGGTGTTTGCCCTGACCTTTGCGCTGGGGGTGGTCAGCGGCATCACCATGAGCTTCCAGTTCGGCACCAACTGGCCGGGGTTCATGGAAACCGTCGGCAATATCGCCGGGCCACTGCTGGCCTATGAGGTACTGACCGCCTTCTTCATGGAAGCGACCTTCCTCGCCGTGATGCTGTTCGGCCAGAACCGGGTGTCCAACCGGGTGCACACCCTGGCCACCTTCCTGGTCTGCATCGGCACCACCCTGTCGGCGTTCTGGATTCTGGCGCTGAACTCATGGATGCAGACCCCCACCGGCTTCGAGATGCGCGACGGCGTGGCCCATGCCACCGACTGGTGGGCGATCGTCTTCAACCCCTCGCTGCCCTACCGCTTCAGCCACATGCTGATCGGCTGTGGCCTGACCGGCGCCTTTCTGGTGGCCGGCCTGTCGGCCTATCGCCTGTGGCGGGGTGACCGTGCCGAGGAAGCGCGGCTGGGCCTCAAGGTGGGCGTGGTGCTGGCGGCCTTGCTGATTCCGCTGCAGATCGTGATCGGCGACCTCCATGGCCTCAATACGTTGAAGCATCAGCCGGCCAAGGTGGCGGCGATGGAGGGCATCTGGGAAACCCAGCCACGCGCACCGGCCATCCTGTTTGCCCTGCCCAACGAGGCCGAACGCCGCAACGATTTCGAGGTGGCGATTCCCGGGCTGGCCTCGTTCTACCTCACCCATGACTGGGACGGGGTGGTGCAGGGCCTCAACGACTTCGACGGCGAGCACCCGCGGGTGGCGCCGGTGTTCTGGGCCTTCCGCATCATGGTCGGCGTCGGCCTGCTGATGCTGGCGGTGTCGTGGCTGGCGACCCTGCTGGTGTGGCGTCGCGGCGAGCTGCCGCGGTGGATGCTGCCGCCGGTGATCGCCATGACCTTCTCCGGCTGGCTGGGCGTACTGGCCGGCTGGTACACCACCGAGATGGGCCGCCAGCCCTGGCTGGTGCAGGGTGTGCTGAAGACCGTCGACGCGGTCGCCCCCACCATCGGCAGCGGCATGATCGCCAGCTCGCTGGCGATGTACCTGACGCTCTACCTGTTTCTCACCGCCGCCTATGTGTCGGTGGTGTTCTACCTGGCCCGCAAGGCCGACGCCCGCACGCCGGCACCGGCTGCCCCGGCCATCGCAGGAGCCTCCGCATGA
- the coaBC gene encoding bifunctional phosphopantothenoylcysteine decarboxylase/phosphopantothenate--cysteine ligase CoaBC, giving the protein MNTLLTPLAGRRILLGVTGGVAAYKAADLLRRLKEAGAEVRVVMTTHATAFVAPLTFQALSGEPVRDGLLDPAHEAAMGHIELARWPDLILVAPATANCMAKVAQGLADDLLSTLLLATDRPVAMAPAMNRLMWANPATRANVETLLARGIQLLGPGSGDQACGETGEGRMLEPVQIRDAVIERLTTPGPLQGCRAVVSAGPTREPIDPVRFIGNRSSGKQGFAVAAALKALGAEVTLVAGPVSLPTPAGVKRVDVETTAQMLEAARTAVAGAQLFVSVAAVADYHVADVAPRKIKKHDASLPLVLNRNPDILSTLRAEFPALFMVGFAAETDDLETHARGKLERKGLQMIAANQVGDGRAFEVDRNALQVFWPGGSATLDEGPKADVARALAALIADRYRNP; this is encoded by the coding sequence ATGAACACGCTCCTCACACCCTTGGCCGGTCGTCGCATCCTGTTGGGTGTCACCGGGGGCGTCGCCGCCTACAAGGCTGCCGACCTGCTGCGCCGCCTCAAGGAGGCCGGGGCCGAGGTGCGGGTGGTGATGACCACCCATGCCACCGCCTTCGTCGCGCCGCTGACCTTTCAGGCCCTGTCCGGCGAGCCGGTGCGCGACGGGCTGCTCGACCCCGCCCACGAAGCGGCGATGGGGCATATCGAACTGGCGCGCTGGCCCGACCTGATTCTGGTGGCGCCCGCGACCGCAAATTGCATGGCCAAGGTTGCCCAGGGGCTTGCTGACGATCTGTTGTCGACGCTGTTGCTGGCCACTGATCGCCCGGTGGCGATGGCGCCGGCGATGAACCGGCTGATGTGGGCCAACCCCGCCACCCGTGCCAATGTCGAGACGCTTCTTGCTCGTGGCATCCAGCTGCTGGGGCCGGGCAGTGGAGACCAGGCCTGTGGCGAGACCGGCGAAGGCCGGATGCTGGAGCCGGTGCAGATCCGCGATGCGGTGATCGAACGCCTGACCACCCCCGGCCCGCTGCAGGGCTGTCGGGCCGTGGTCAGTGCCGGCCCGACCCGCGAGCCGATCGACCCGGTGCGCTTCATCGGCAACCGCTCCTCCGGCAAGCAGGGCTTTGCGGTGGCGGCAGCGCTGAAGGCGCTGGGCGCCGAGGTGACGCTGGTGGCCGGGCCGGTCAGCCTGCCCACCCCGGCCGGGGTGAAGCGGGTCGATGTCGAGACCACCGCGCAGATGCTGGAGGCCGCCCGTACCGCGGTGGCCGGTGCCCAACTGTTCGTCTCGGTGGCGGCAGTGGCCGACTACCATGTTGCCGACGTGGCCCCGCGCAAGATCAAGAAGCATGACGCCAGCCTGCCGCTGGTGCTCAACCGCAACCCGGACATCCTGAGCACGCTGCGGGCTGAGTTCCCGGCGCTGTTCATGGTCGGCTTCGCCGCCGAAACCGACGACCTTGAAACCCACGCGCGCGGCAAGCTCGAACGCAAGGGCCTGCAGATGATTGCCGCCAACCAGGTCGGCGACGGCCGCGCTTTCGAAGTTGATCGCAACGCGCTGCAGGTGTTCTGGCCGGGGGGCAGCGCCACCCTCGACGAGGGGCCGAAGGCCGACGTCGCCCGTGCCCTTGCCGCTCTCATTGCCGACCGTTACCGGAACCCCTGA
- the radC gene encoding RadC family protein, whose protein sequence is MPPIRDWPAAERPRERLLAAGPGALSDAELLAIFLRTGVPVESAVDLARRLLRDFGGLRALLQADAQRFCAQAGLGPAKYAQLQAVLEMARRHLAESLQRGDALTDPDAVAHYLCHQLRDLHHEVFALLYLDNQHRVLAFERISEGTLDAAAVYSREVVRRALQHHAAAVILAHNHPSGVAEPSPADRALTQRLQSALALVDIRVLDHLVIGDGPPVSFARRGWL, encoded by the coding sequence ATGCCCCCGATCCGCGATTGGCCTGCCGCCGAACGCCCCCGCGAGCGCTTGCTGGCCGCCGGCCCCGGCGCGCTGTCCGATGCCGAGCTGCTGGCGATCTTTCTGCGTACCGGCGTCCCCGTCGAGAGCGCGGTCGATCTGGCGCGCCGGCTGCTGCGCGACTTCGGCGGGTTACGTGCCCTGCTGCAGGCTGACGCGCAACGGTTCTGCGCGCAGGCCGGGCTGGGGCCGGCCAAGTACGCGCAACTGCAGGCGGTGCTGGAGATGGCGCGCCGGCATCTGGCCGAGAGCCTGCAGCGCGGCGATGCGCTGACCGACCCTGACGCGGTGGCCCACTACCTGTGCCACCAGCTGCGCGACCTGCATCACGAGGTGTTCGCCCTGCTCTATCTCGACAACCAGCATCGGGTACTGGCCTTCGAGCGCATCAGTGAGGGCACGCTGGACGCGGCGGCGGTCTACAGCCGCGAGGTGGTGCGCCGCGCCCTGCAGCACCATGCCGCGGCCGTCATCCTCGCCCACAACCACCCCAGCGGCGTGGCCGAGCCCAGCCCCGCCGACCGCGCGCTGACCCAGCGCCTGCAGTCGGCCCTGGCGCTGGTGGACATCCGCGTGCTCGACCATCTGGTGATCGGCGACGGCCCGCCGGTCAGCTTTGCCCGCCGTGGCTGGTTGTGA
- the argB gene encoding acetylglutamate kinase, translating into MTIDLATAQNIARVLTEALPYIQRFHGKTMVVKYGGNAMKDDTMIESFARDIVLMKAVGMNPVVIHGGGPQIGAHLERLGKKSEFIDGMRVTDADTMDVVEMMLGGLVNKAVVSAINQQGGRAVGLTGKDGGMIRARKMTMPGGQDVGQVGEVEQIDPRVINHLEAGGFIPVIAPVGVGAAGEAYNINADIAAGKLATVLKAEKLMLLTNIRGLLDKDGKILTGLKVPQVQALIADGTIYGGMLPKIGCALDAVNAGVKSAHIIDGRIEHSVLLELFTDEGIGTLIRG; encoded by the coding sequence ATGACCATCGACCTCGCCACTGCCCAGAACATCGCCCGGGTTCTCACCGAAGCCCTGCCCTACATCCAGCGCTTCCATGGCAAGACCATGGTGGTGAAGTACGGCGGTAACGCGATGAAGGACGACACCATGATCGAGTCGTTCGCGCGCGATATCGTGCTGATGAAGGCGGTCGGCATGAATCCGGTCGTCATTCATGGCGGCGGGCCGCAGATCGGCGCCCACCTCGAACGCCTGGGCAAGAAGAGCGAGTTCATCGACGGCATGCGGGTCACCGATGCCGACACCATGGATGTGGTGGAGATGATGCTCGGCGGGCTGGTCAACAAGGCGGTGGTGTCTGCGATCAACCAGCAGGGCGGTCGTGCGGTCGGGCTCACCGGCAAGGATGGCGGCATGATCCGCGCCCGCAAGATGACCATGCCCGGTGGTCAGGATGTCGGTCAGGTCGGCGAGGTCGAGCAGATCGATCCGCGGGTGATCAACCACCTGGAAGCCGGCGGCTTCATCCCGGTGATCGCGCCAGTCGGTGTCGGCGCTGCCGGCGAGGCCTACAACATCAACGCCGACATCGCCGCCGGCAAGCTGGCGACAGTGCTCAAGGCCGAAAAGCTGATGCTGCTCACCAACATCCGCGGCCTGCTGGACAAGGACGGCAAGATCCTCACCGGCCTCAAGGTGCCGCAGGTGCAGGCGCTGATCGCCGACGGCACCATCTATGGCGGCATGCTGCCGAAGATTGGCTGCGCGCTGGATGCGGTGAATGCCGGCGTCAAGTCGGCCCACATCATCGACGGCCGCATCGAACATTCGGTGTTGCTGGAGCTGTTTACCGATGAAGGGATCGGCACCCTGATCCGCGGCTAG
- the cydB gene encoding cytochrome d ubiquinol oxidase subunit II — protein MIPAELTGEALWLPLIFMMLMGVSMFAYVILDGYDLGVGMLLPWAGSEAERDLMIASIGPFWDANETWLVLGVGILLVAFPLAHGVILTSLYLPVAVMLAGLILRGVAFDFRVKARAAHKPFWDRAFFVGSSLAALSQGVMLGLLVTAFDHSPLNWLFALGIGVGLAGGYTLLGAGWLIMKSEGALQTRAAGWARKALLVAALGIAGVSLATPLVSPQIFAKWFSFPNILALAPIPLMTAVLVGLLFIFSRRLQADLRAGNTHGVERWVWTPFAGAVGLFTLAFFGLAYSLFPWLVLDRITVWDAASAPESLKIILWGVLVVLPAILLYTVYAYRVFWGKTEGLSYE, from the coding sequence ATGATTCCCGCCGAACTCACGGGCGAAGCCCTGTGGCTGCCGCTGATCTTCATGATGCTGATGGGCGTGTCGATGTTCGCCTACGTCATTCTCGACGGCTATGACCTCGGGGTGGGGATGCTCCTCCCCTGGGCCGGCAGCGAGGCGGAACGCGACCTGATGATCGCCTCCATCGGCCCGTTCTGGGATGCCAACGAGACCTGGCTGGTGCTCGGCGTCGGCATCCTGCTGGTGGCGTTTCCATTGGCACATGGGGTGATTCTCACCAGTCTCTACCTGCCGGTGGCCGTCATGCTGGCAGGGCTGATCCTGCGCGGCGTCGCCTTCGACTTCCGGGTCAAGGCACGCGCCGCCCACAAACCGTTCTGGGACCGCGCCTTCTTTGTCGGCAGCAGCCTCGCCGCCCTGTCCCAGGGGGTGATGCTGGGCCTGTTGGTAACCGCCTTCGACCACAGCCCGCTGAACTGGCTGTTCGCGCTGGGGATCGGCGTCGGGCTGGCCGGCGGCTACACCCTGCTGGGTGCGGGCTGGCTGATCATGAAAAGCGAGGGCGCCCTGCAGACCCGCGCGGCCGGATGGGCACGCAAGGCGCTGCTGGTGGCCGCCCTCGGCATCGCAGGGGTGTCGCTGGCCACCCCGCTGGTGAGCCCGCAGATCTTCGCCAAATGGTTCAGCTTTCCCAACATCCTGGCGTTGGCACCGATCCCGCTGATGACCGCCGTGCTGGTCGGCCTGTTGTTCATCTTCAGCCGGCGCTTGCAGGCGGACCTGCGCGCCGGCAACACCCACGGCGTGGAGCGCTGGGTGTGGACCCCGTTTGCCGGCGCCGTCGGCCTGTTCACCCTGGCCTTCTTCGGTCTGGCCTACAGCCTGTTCCCCTGGCTGGTGCTCGACCGCATCACCGTCTGGGACGCCGCCAGCGCCCCGGAATCCCTGAAGATCATCCTCTGGGGCGTGCTGGTGGTACTGCCGGCGATCCTGCTCTACACCGTCTACGCCTACCGGGTGTTCTGGGGCAAGACCGAGGGCCTGTCCTACGAGTGA
- the mgtE gene encoding magnesium transporter, which produces MAQIGSDNPEGAQGRAHHRHLEQARAQVIELLSRQAIERDLVSRDDSPRSDVVAQLLQRQQQARLSQRLASFHPADIAFVLESLAPEARQMAWQLVTPLQRGAVLLEMGEAVLRTLLMDMAPESIAAAIRHLESDDIADLLEQLPGDLSQQVLAHLDRDDQAEVRSVLSFPEGTVGAMMDLDYITVRDDASLEAVQRLLRRRRQDLPHDCNQIIVIDRASQLRGVMRFEQLLFNEPEQQVAEVMDTGPHYFYTDDPAREALDAFEKYDLIEAPVLNLHRQVVGRLTVDAVVDEINEKAEADSLRQRGLSHGEDLFAPIASSARNRGPWLALNLFTAFLASRVIDAFEGVILELVALAALMPIVASIGGNTGNQTVALVIRGLALDQLGPSQLRQMFAKEFSVATLNGVLWGSVLAVATLVLYHDWALAGVIALAVLLNLWVAAGAGVVIPLTLHRFGRDPVMGSSVMLTAITDSMGFFIFLGLAALLLV; this is translated from the coding sequence ATGGCTCAAATCGGGTCAGACAATCCTGAAGGCGCGCAGGGCCGGGCCCACCACCGGCACCTGGAGCAGGCACGCGCGCAGGTGATCGAATTGCTGTCGCGGCAGGCCATCGAACGCGACCTGGTCTCCCGCGACGACAGCCCCCGAAGCGATGTCGTGGCGCAACTGCTGCAACGCCAGCAGCAGGCCCGGCTGTCGCAGCGGCTCGCCAGCTTCCACCCCGCCGACATCGCCTTCGTGCTGGAAAGCCTTGCCCCCGAGGCCCGGCAGATGGCCTGGCAACTGGTCACCCCGTTGCAACGCGGGGCGGTGCTGCTGGAGATGGGGGAAGCGGTGCTGCGCACCCTGTTGATGGACATGGCGCCGGAATCCATCGCCGCCGCCATCCGCCATCTCGAATCCGACGATATCGCCGACCTGCTGGAACAGCTGCCGGGCGACCTCAGCCAGCAGGTGCTGGCGCATCTTGACCGTGATGACCAGGCCGAGGTGCGGTCGGTGCTGTCGTTCCCCGAAGGCACGGTGGGGGCGATGATGGACCTCGACTACATCACGGTCCGCGACGATGCCAGCCTGGAGGCGGTGCAACGCCTGCTGCGCCGCCGCCGTCAGGACCTGCCGCACGACTGCAACCAGATCATCGTCATCGACCGCGCCAGCCAGTTGCGCGGGGTGATGCGGTTCGAGCAGCTGCTGTTCAACGAACCGGAACAGCAGGTCGCCGAGGTGATGGACACCGGCCCCCATTACTTCTACACCGATGACCCCGCCCGCGAGGCCCTTGATGCCTTCGAGAAGTACGACCTGATCGAGGCACCGGTGCTCAACCTGCACCGGCAGGTGGTGGGGCGGCTCACGGTGGACGCAGTGGTCGACGAAATCAACGAGAAGGCCGAGGCCGACAGCCTGCGCCAACGCGGCCTGTCGCACGGCGAGGACCTGTTCGCGCCGATCGCCAGCAGCGCCCGCAATCGCGGCCCCTGGTTGGCGCTGAACCTGTTCACCGCCTTTCTTGCCTCGCGGGTGATCGACGCCTTCGAGGGCGTGATCCTGGAGCTGGTGGCGCTGGCTGCGCTGATGCCGATCGTCGCCAGCATCGGCGGCAACACCGGCAACCAGACGGTGGCGCTGGTGATCCGCGGCCTGGCGCTGGACCAGCTGGGGCCCTCACAGTTACGGCAGATGTTCGCCAAGGAATTCAGCGTCGCCACCCTCAATGGCGTGCTCTGGGGCAGCGTGCTGGCGGTCGCCACCCTGGTGCTTTATCACGACTGGGCGCTGGCCGGCGTCATTGCCCTGGCGGTGCTGCTCAACCTGTGGGTGGCGGCGGGCGCCGGCGTGGTGATTCCGCTCACCCTGCATCGCTTCGGCCGCGACCCGGTGATGGGGTCGAGCGTCATGCTCACCGCCATCACCGACAGCATGGGCTTCTTCATTTTCCTCGGGCTGGCGGCCCTGCTGCTGGTCTGA
- the rpmB gene encoding 50S ribosomal protein L28, whose amino-acid sequence MSKVCQVTGKRPTTGNTVSHANNRRRRRFEPNLHKHRFWLESEKRFISLRVSANGMRTIDKKGVEVVIAELRARGEKV is encoded by the coding sequence ATGTCCAAAGTCTGTCAGGTCACCGGCAAGCGGCCGACCACCGGTAACACGGTGAGCCACGCCAACAACCGTCGCCGCCGCCGCTTCGAACCGAACCTCCACAAGCATCGCTTCTGGCTGGAATCGGAAAAACGCTTCATCTCGCTGCGCGTTTCCGCCAACGGCATGCGCACCATCGACAAGAAGGGCGTCGAAGTGGTGATCGCTGAACTCCGCGCCCGCGGCGAGAAGGTGTAA
- a CDS encoding GbsR/MarR family transcriptional regulator — protein MASLTDQFIMHFGEMGSRWGINRTIGQIYALLVAHPQPLTADEIAERLCFSRSNVSMGLKELDGWQLLKRSYRPGDRREYFTSPDDAWEIFRKLAEERHKREIAPTLTMLRDALLQPETDPGEAHLRRRMREMHDLIEMLTGWFLEVQRLDRGTLERLMQLGAGVTKLLDFRDRLGGASVARKPRIEPTLTPAHAAENVDGL, from the coding sequence ATGGCCTCCCTCACCGACCAGTTCATCATGCACTTCGGCGAAATGGGCTCCCGCTGGGGTATCAACCGGACCATCGGGCAGATCTACGCCCTGCTGGTGGCGCACCCGCAGCCGCTCACCGCGGACGAGATCGCCGAACGTCTGTGCTTCTCCCGCTCCAACGTCAGCATGGGGCTGAAGGAGCTGGACGGCTGGCAACTGCTCAAGCGCAGCTACCGCCCCGGCGACCGCCGCGAGTACTTCACCTCGCCGGATGACGCCTGGGAGATCTTCCGCAAGCTCGCCGAGGAGCGCCACAAGCGTGAGATCGCCCCCACCCTGACCATGCTGCGGGATGCCCTGCTGCAGCCCGAAACCGATCCCGGCGAAGCCCATCTGCGCCGCCGCATGCGCGAGATGCACGACCTCATCGAAATGCTCACCGGCTGGTTTCTGGAAGTGCAGCGACTCGACCGCGGCACCCTTGAGCGCCTGATGCAGCTCGGCGCCGGCGTCACCAAGCTGCTGGATTTCCGTGACCGCCTGGGCGGCGCCAGTGTCGCCCGCAAGCCCCGCATCGAACCCACCCTGACCCCCGCCCACGCTGCCGAGAACGTCGATGGACTTTGA
- the rpmG gene encoding 50S ribosomal protein L33, with protein MAGKTKKDREKIRLISTEGTGYFYTTTKNKKNTPDKFEFKKYDPVVRKHVVFKEGKIK; from the coding sequence ATGGCCGGCAAGACGAAAAAAGACCGTGAGAAGATCCGCCTGATCTCCACCGAGGGCACCGGCTACTTCTACACCACCACCAAGAACAAGAAGAACACGCCGGACAAGTTCGAGTTCAAGAAGTACGATCCGGTGGTGCGCAAGCACGTCGTGTTCAAGGAAGGCAAGATCAAGTAG